In Sciurus carolinensis chromosome 8, mSciCar1.2, whole genome shotgun sequence, the genomic stretch AGTATGCAAGTAATTCTGAACTTACTAAAGTTGTAGAACCACTGACTTAAAGACTAAAATTCTAGCACCTGAGGATAAAATGCCAAGTCCTTCATGACCTAGCTTGAGAACAAATCTTCAGGCGTACCTTCCATCAGTTTCTTCTCATAACCCAcagttttattcttcaaaaatactACATTAGGGCTGGGTGCTTGTCtaatacatgtgaggcactaggttcaatctcagcaccacataaaaaaattaaaaataaagttatgtccatctacaactaaaaatattttattaaaatgctacATTATTTTAAGTGTCTGAATATGCCTTGTTCTTTCACACTTCTCTACCTAGAATATCCCTCTCAGATCTTCTCTATGGCAAATTACAGTTCATTATTCTTAATTCAGTTGTCAAAATTTGTAGCCAAGGAACCTTTCCTTATCACTCTCCCCTTGTGCCCTGTCTCCTAAGTACAGGCTCTTTTATTGTACTTAATCCTACTTTATTTTAATACCCTTATTAATTATGCCTGTCTTTCCCACTAGATGATGGGTTCTTTGAGGGCTCAAGTTATAGAAATAGCTTGATGTTTATCCTCAGGAACTAACACAATGTGAAATATGTTAGCCCAATAAATGGTTGTTCAATTGAAATTCTGTAACTTGAAATAGAAATGTCCCcatgaagaaaaaagcaaattctaCCCCATTATAATCACAAGTTCTTTGATTGCTGTAGAGATCTTGAATCAATGCAACTATGTTGATGtccagaaatctgcatttttataaacACCCAGTGAATCTCATGTTGGTAGTCCTCAGAAAAACTTAGATCTATTCAGTTTATAACACTacccaaagaagagaaaaacatgttCTTTAAAACCTAGgaaagctgggctggggagatagctcagttggtagagtgtttgcctcctaagcacaaggccctgggttcaatccccagcactgcaaaaaaaaaaaccctaggaaaGCTTggactacattaaaatttaaacttttgtaTATAAGTATACAAATAGAgataaagaactagaaaaataaaaacactctgATTAATAACAAAActaattcctttgtttttatttttaaattacaaatgataGTAAAAAAGAACAACTAATAGAATTATGCAGAAGAATgtggaaaacaatgaaaagagctcataaaaatatacaaatgttagATTTACACTGTAATATAAGTTGTGAGGAAAGAAGAACCATATTTCTAAGTATCTATATTGGCGAACTCTTGgaagataattttataatatctgtCAGTGTTAAATGCCTATTCAACAGTTATACCTCTAGTAATTTACCCATAACTATGAATATACTCACAAAAGCATATATGCAAAACTATCCCTATTGCAGTTGTATTTACAGGAGCCACAAATTTGTAATCTAAAATTATGTCTGGTCCATCTGTACGGTGGAATATTAGAGAAATTACATCTGAGTGCATATCACAGATTAGGAAAAGTAGAATAGTAAGCATAGCAGTATATGTGGAATTGTTCACATTAATTTGTTTACATGTAAcaggtatatatataaaattgtgctGGGATGCAATAAACTAATTCCCACATTTAAGAAGGGGGTGTTTTTGTCAAAAAGTACTGgaacacatttaattttatctatttttgtgtttgaatATTTACTTTGGGCAAATtgatttcacttttaaataattcttttttaatattgccTTATTTGAACAAATGCTCTTTGGGCTAAAAGTATTTACTGCTATTTTATTCTGTTCAAACATTAGGATTTGGTTTCCTATgtttgtgtatctgtgtgtggTTTTTCCTATGGATTTTAATGTTGAGCTATTCGTTTTATCAGGTGATTGCCCATTGATTGTTCAATTTGCTGCCAATGATGCAAGACTTTTATCTGATGCTGCTCGTATAGTCTGTCCTTATGCGAATGGAATAGACATTAACTGTGGTTGCCCTCAGAGGTAAAGCTTAAAGAAGTTGGAAGAGTTTtcaaaaagattagaaaaaactTTGTGAACATGGTAaatttctttctagttttccaaaatttaaaaagtaagaataaaaagtcaaactaTGATGAttcttaaaaaaggaaggaaggaaaaattatttaGGAACATAACTTCAAAGATCTATCTTATGGCTAAAATGATGTATTTTGTCTCCCTTTATCACAGTATTTTTGTGTGGATCTGCTTGAACCTTATCCATAGTTATCTGAGGAATGTAGTGACTACAACAATccctaaaatgtattttactgcCACATAATATACTTGCTCTAAAAACTGATTGTATGATTTGAGAGAAACTGCTTATTTCCTTCTagttaattttcctttaaaaaataccGTATTATAATCATTTTCCCCCATATCACCGTTATTTGGTTGGGTTTAAGTAACTGGAATCAAATAGGCTGTACTTAACTTGACAACAATATCCCTACTGTACTAGGTTATCTGTCAATAATTCAAACTATGTCCAAAGAATTAAATCAAGTTTTTAAGTACAGCATAATCCAAACCAGATTAGATGTATTTGTATACTCATTAGAAGAGTTAAATAAGCTATTTAATGGTGTTGGAATGCTGTAAGCCAGAAATATCTTTCTACTGTTGAGACTAATAATACCTCTTGTTATGTACAATAAGCAtcaaatttggaatttaaaataccTGAAGTAATTGCAGTTAATTACAAATACTTTAATCTGTTCTGGTTGAACAAATTCTAATTTAGTATTCTGACTTGCCAATGGAAACTATTTCCCTggagtggttttgttttgttttgttctgttttgttttgatctgGGAACATGTTTTCCTAATCTTATTGATCCACTTAGAAATGCTGatctaacagtttttaaaatatgcttcatTTCAGATcactaaataaatatacaaatatatttacatttcagagcttttaaatttttattttttcttccacatgTTTATAATTCATTTCTTATTGTGTTTGCTTTACAAGGTGGGCAATGGCAGAAGGTTATGGAGCTTGCTTAATAAATAAGCCAGAGCTTGTTCAAGATATGGTGAAACAAGTAAGAAATCAAGTGGAAAACCCCAGATTTTCAGTTTCTATTAAAATAAGGTAAAGTCAATATTTTACTCTGTTGAAAAAATAATCTAATACttaagaattaaaagaatattcCTTTTGCTGATTTGGGAGTGTCTGTCCTAAATAAGTTGGTAGCTGGTTTGTGGAATTGTTGAAACAATACAATTTAgtaaacaaatatataccctTCTATTTATAATCATgaacaactttttttaaaaacagaaaatattcctttattaaaaGATTGCACCATTCCCTCAACTTTTTCCAAGTTCTCTTTAACACTAACTTTACTGACACCAAGAGTGAAAGTGGGAAGatatttgcaataaaaataaaccagaaatacatttttggtgaaaaatgaaaaacatatttccAGATAAAGTATTACATTCTTCCTCTAGGGGACTGGGGCTTTCATATCAAATATTGACCCATTTATGTCCCATAGTCccatataaaattgaaaacttgggacttagtGGATAACATAGCATCTTTGTTACTATGATAGTACTTGGATGACTCTTCCATTATCAAAGCCAAAAGGGAGAAACAGTAAGATAAAACTCATTTGTTGTCATGTCCTTGCCAATGGTGATGTAAATAAATTTGAGGTCGTAGCTGGGAATAATCCCTGAAAAGATCCTTCCTGATAGTGGCATGCCATGATAACCTAACTAAACAATGTAGTatgtaaaatatcattttttagtGAATTTTAGTATTAAGATTTGTGTGACATGAACAGATAGatgtaattttgaaattatagGATCCATGATGACCTTACACGAACCATAGATCTTTGTCGAAAGGCTGAAGCAACTGGAGTTTCCTGGATTACAGTCCATGGAAGAACTGTTGAAGAAAGACATCAGCCAGTCCACTATGatgctattaaaataataaaggaaaacatgTCTATACCTGTAATTGCTAACGGAGATATCAGGAGTTTAAAAGAGGCTGAAAATGTGTGGCAGATTACTGGGACAGATGGTAAGAAAAAAGTACTtggtttatcttttaattagagggaaaaaaggaaaaggatgagggaataatgttatttgattttcattatttttctttaacactgagctatattttcCCATCATTCTGATTTAAGCTAAGCAATCTATTAAAATGCTATTCACTCCCCTACttagaaacattattttaatggggataaattacttttctttcacCATCTTATCCAGTGACCAGTTAGGAACTTTCCAAATAACCTATTAGTAAAATAAAGCATCTGAAATAGAATAGAGTTAATGAACTCAGGAGTGATCATAGGTACCATAGGAACCCTAGAACTGCTCTGTGGTTTCATTATCCCCTTAATTATTGGTATACCAAGCCAAGTCCTGCAATAATTTGCTGTATGGGAGAATGCGGATAAACTTAAATGTAAGCCGTCCAATTTATGACAATGTGGATTTACcctaaagaaaaactaaaggctaattttgtaatttagaagtcttaaaaatgaagaacttaAGTACActtaacttcattcatttacaaaaggtaccaaaatgtttttattattgaattaaaCAAATTAGAGCATTGTGAAAATCTTTaatcataccttttttttttaatattctacatTTGTTTCATTGAGTTTGAACTGGTAATCATGGGTGCTTAAGGTATTGACAAATATGGTCTGCTTTAATTTATAGGTGTGATGGTTGCAAGAGGACTCTTAGCAAACCCAGCCATGTTTGCTGGATATGAAGAAACCCCACTGAAATGCATCTGGGACTGGGTTGACATCGCTCTTGAACTTGGAACTCCTTACATGTGTTTCCATCAACACTTGATGTACATGATGGAAAAGATAACTtcaaagcaagaaagaagagtaTTTAATGCACTGTCAAGCACATCAGCAGTCTTAGATTACCTTACAGACCATTATGGCATTTGACTGGActtcctaaattattttaatatatactttattttatacttatgaTGATTATCATAAAGGTTGCATCTTTAAATCGGTGGCTCTCaaactttattataaaaacaatccCTGGGAGCATTTTAAAAGATCAGATCTAGACCTCATcgtcagagattctgattcagtagatatTGAATGGACCtagaaatttatagttttaaagaaGAACAGAAGTGGTTCAAAAATCCTGGTCATTCTAGGTCCAAACACTGACAAACTGTTCTGAATCTTGTTATGGATTGGGGGAGGAGGGTTCCCctaaaggaaatgtttttaaaatttgtaaataaaaactttttattttaatactaagAAAGTATGACATATGATATCTGTACCTTAAcaagtacatttttaataaaagttaagTGCACGGAAGTGGtagaataaaatgttaacatcatataaaatgaacaagaaaCTCCAATAGAATTATACTTGGGTTagcattaaaaaatcaaattggaATGTCAAACTGGTACACTTCCTAATTGAATTATATACCTTaaggtttatttgttttaaattgtacataaaaaaaattaggtaTGTTATCTGGACTTTAAAATTAAGAGTACATggaattctcattttatttcattatatttttatttttagttatacatgacagtagaatgtattttgatgtattatacatatggcgtacaacttcccattctggttgtacgtgatatggaattacactggtcatgtattcatatatgaacatagaaaagtaatgtccgattcattctactgtcttttcccattccctctcccttcccttcattcccttctgtctaatccaaagtacttttaTTCCTGCCACCACCACCCTTCCCTGCCTTTcggtgagttagcatccacatatcagcctttggtttttttgggattggcttattttacttagcatgatagtctccagttccatcctttaaccagcaaatgtcataatttcatttctctttatggctgagtaatattccattgtgtatatataccacattttctttatccattcatctctggaagggcacctaggctggttccatagcttagctattatgaattgagctgctgtaaacgaTGTGGCAGTGGcactatattatgctgattttaagtcctttgggtatatagcaaggaatgggataactgggtcaaattccaggttttctaaggaatctccatactgcttttcagagtggttgcaccaattttcagtcccaccagcaatgaatgagtgtaccttttccccccacatcctcaccaacatttattgttacttgtattcttgataattttgataattgcaatctggagtgagatgaaatctcagtgtagttttaatggGCATTTCTCTAATCGCTAGAGATGTTgcacattatttcatatatttgtcgactgattgtatttcttctgtgaagtacctgttcagttcctttgcccagaTTGCATGGAATTCTCTAACATCAAACTTGGAACATTTTAAGCCTTCTAGATCCTTAGAAGATTGCAAATTCGACAAACATACCTGTACCTAAAAAGATTAGAAGTAATTGCATCCCCTCACATCttaactataaaaaattaaatgtcgaTTACTTATCTCCAAAGAAATAGTATTTATCCAGAGAAATAGTGTATTTCTCTATTTCCTAGAGAATAGTAGccagattttaatttaaaaacaatttttcatattaGTGTTGTTTTTATGCCTTTTTGTAATTGATTATAATTTAAGTTCCCATGGTTTGGGAGTGTTACTAATAGATTTTATTATTGGTTAATGTGAGCTGCAAGAAGTATCTCAGGTGAAAATAATTTACAACTAATTATTCTTCATGACAAATAAGGAGTTATCTGAACCTACTTGTTAATTTATTAATTCGAGTTTGGGAATATTAAATGAACAGGTTTGAACATAAACACTTAACTGCCACATTTTTTCTTCTGGGCTTTCACTTCCCagttaatgaaattttaatagataataaaatagaaatcatataAGCAAACAGGGAGATATGGTAAGATCTTCGTCATTTTGATGTTTGTAAATTAACTTTGAATTACACTAGTGTGAGCACGGCAGCATCATTAGAGTAAGATGCATAGCACAGGGAAGGAACCAGAGTCCAAGATTCAGGAATTCCAAGGCATTTGGTTAAATATAACTTCCTTATAATTTATCTGTTCAAAGTTCTCCCCACCCCCGTTTATAGGTGATCAAGTCAATATGTAATTAAGAAGTGCcgacttaaatgtgtttgtacacTCTATTTTCAACATTTGTTTAATGTTCCCAAAATTGTCTCTGGGAAGTTgatcctttatttacatttctgataTGTTGTCaatgtagaaataaaaacttacattaCTCGAATGTTTTCAGACAACTTGAAAACGTGGGAAACATAAATTGAATAAATACAACCA encodes the following:
- the Dus4l gene encoding tRNA-dihydrouridine(20a/20b) synthase [NAD(P)+]-like, whose protein sequence is MKCDSIQTAICQERKKDPVEMFHSGQLVKICAPMVRYSKLAFRTLVRKYCCDLCYTPMIVAADFVRSIKARDSEFTTNQGDCPLIVQFAANDARLLSDAARIVCPYANGIDINCGCPQRWAMAEGYGACLINKPELVQDMVKQVRNQVENPRFSVSIKIRIHDDLTRTIDLCRKAEATGVSWITVHGRTVEERHQPVHYDAIKIIKENMSIPVIANGDIRSLKEAENVWQITGTDGVMVARGLLANPAMFAGYEETPLKCIWDWVDIALELGTPYMCFHQHLMYMMEKITSKQERRVFNALSSTSAVLDYLTDHYGI